ATCCCTTCTGCCGCAAGCTTGTCGATGGCGGGCACCAGCCCGACGGTCGACATGGTGACGTGCCGGGCCGACATACCCAGCCCCGCGGGTGCCGGGTCGACCAGCCGGTGGATGGCGTTGATGGCCTGGCGGTAGTTGGCCAGCGCCTCCCCCATCCCCATGAAGACCACGTTGGAGACGCGCAGCGGCGTCTCCCGCGACTCGTCGTCGCCACCCGCGAGCGCGCCGGCACGCAGCATGCGCGCACCGGCGACCACCTGCTCGACGATCTCGGCGGTCGTCAGGTTGCGGGTCAGACCCCCCTGCCCGGTGGCACAGAACGGGCAGTTCATCCCGCAGCCGGCCTGGCTGGAGATGCACATCGTGACCCGGCCGGGATAGCGCATCAGCACCGACTCGACCAGCGCACCGTCGAACAGCCGCCAGACCTGTTTGATGGTGCGGCCGTCGTCGGCGTGCAGCGCCCGCACCGGGGTCAGCAGCTGGGGCAGCATCGCCTCGACGAGCTCGGCGCGCCCGGCGGCCGGCAGGTCGGTCATCTCGGCCGACTCGTCGACGAAGTGCTCGAAGTAGTGGGTCGACAGCTGCTTGGCACGAAAGCCCTTGTGGCCCAGTGCCTCGACGGCGGCCTTGCGGCCCGCCTCGTCGAGGTCGGCGAGGTGCTGGGGCGGCTTGCCGCGGCGTGGCGCTTTGAAGGTGAGCTGGCCGGGGACCGGGCGACGGGTCGTGGGATCGGGCAGGTCTGTCATGGTCAGGTCACCGCCACCAGGGGGGTCAGCACGGCCCAGGCGACGGGTACGACGACCAGCAGCGAGTCCAGCCGGTCCATCAGGCCGCCGTGGCCGGGGATGAGGTTGCTCATGTCCTTGATGCCGAGGTCGCGTTTGATCATCGACTCGCACAGGTCGCCGACGGTGGCCGCCACGACCGCGAGAGCGCCCAGCAATGCACCGACCCACCAGCGGCCGTCCAGGATGAGCCAGACCCCGAGCGCGCCGCCGACGACACACGCGGTCACCGAGCCGGCGAAACCCTCCCAGGACTTCTTCGGGGAGACGCTCGGCGCCATCGGGTGCTTGCCGGCGACGACCCCGACGATGTAGCCGCCGATGTCGCTGCAGATGGTGACCAGGATGAACACGACGATGCGCTGCGGGCCGTCGTCCTGCGCGAGCAGCAGCATTGCGAAGCCGACGAGTGCCGGCACGTAGAGCACGATGAGGGATCCGCTGGCCATGTCCCGCAGCATGCCGTCGGGGTGGTCCAGCGAGCGCCATACCAGGGTCAGCAGCGCGGCCACGACGACCGCGAACGCCAGCGCCGACGCCCCCCACACGTAGGCGATCAGCGGGATCGCGGCAGCCGACACGAGCGTCGGTACGGCGGGCGGGTGCAGCTCGCCGTGGGTCAGCGCGCGCAGCAGTTCGACGCAGCCGATGACCGCCGCCGCCATCGCGACCCCGACGAAGATCTCCTTCTTCAGGAACAGGCTGAGGATGACGATGAGACCCAGCAGCACCCCGACACCGATCGCGGCGTAGAGGTTGCGCCCGGCGCGGGGCGTCGGATTGTGGGCGGCCGCACCGCCCGTGGTCGCCTTGCGTGCTTCCCGGGCAGCCCGACGTGACCTGGGCTCAGACATCGTGGTGGCTTCGCGAGCGGCCTCAGACCTCGAGGAGCTCGGCCTCCTTGCCCTTCAGCAGCTCGTCGACCTGGTCGACGTGCTTCTTGGTGGTGGCCTCCAGCTCCTTCTCGTGCCGGGTGCCCTCGTCCTCGCCGATGTCGCCGTCCTTCACCGCGCGGTCGATGTCCTCCTTGGCCTTGCGGCGGATGTTGCGGATGGACACCTTCGCGTCCTCGCCCTTGGTGCGGGCGAGTTTGATGTAGTCACGACGACGCTCCTCGGTCAGCGCCGGCAGCACGACCCGGATGACGTTGCCGTCGTTGCTGGGGTTGACGCCCAGGTCGCTCTCCCGCAGCGTCTTCTCGATGCCGGCCATGGCGCTCTTGTCGAAGGGCTGGATGAGCACAGTGCGGGCCTCGGGGGTCTGGAAGGACGCCAGCTGCTGCAGCGGAGTCGGCGCACCGT
This genomic window from Flexivirga oryzae contains:
- the rlmN gene encoding 23S rRNA (adenine(2503)-C(2))-methyltransferase RlmN; the encoded protein is MTDLPDPTTRRPVPGQLTFKAPRRGKPPQHLADLDEAGRKAAVEALGHKGFRAKQLSTHYFEHFVDESAEMTDLPAAGRAELVEAMLPQLLTPVRALHADDGRTIKQVWRLFDGALVESVLMRYPGRVTMCISSQAGCGMNCPFCATGQGGLTRNLTTAEIVEQVVAGARMLRAGALAGGDDESRETPLRVSNVVFMGMGEALANYRQAINAIHRLVDPAPAGLGMSARHVTMSTVGLVPAIDKLAAEGIPVTLALSLHAPDDELRNELVPINTRWSVDEALDAAYRYYETTGRRVSIEYALIKDINDHAWRADLLGEKLRARGKGWVHVNPIPLNPTPGSKWTASRKGVEQQFVERLRAHGIPTTIRDTRGSDIDGACGQLAASTA
- a CDS encoding phosphatidate cytidylyltransferase, encoding MSEPRSRRAAREARKATTGGAAAHNPTPRAGRNLYAAIGVGVLLGLIVILSLFLKKEIFVGVAMAAAVIGCVELLRALTHGELHPPAVPTLVSAAAIPLIAYVWGASALAFAVVVAALLTLVWRSLDHPDGMLRDMASGSLIVLYVPALVGFAMLLLAQDDGPQRIVVFILVTICSDIGGYIVGVVAGKHPMAPSVSPKKSWEGFAGSVTACVVGGALGVWLILDGRWWVGALLGALAVVAATVGDLCESMIKRDLGIKDMSNLIPGHGGLMDRLDSLLVVVPVAWAVLTPLVAVT
- the frr gene encoding ribosome recycling factor, which encodes MDGSIDESLFEAEEKMEKAIEVAKEDFASIRTGRANAAMFNKLLVDYYGAPTPLQQLASFQTPEARTVLIQPFDKSAMAGIEKTLRESDLGVNPSNDGNVIRVVLPALTEERRRDYIKLARTKGEDAKVSIRNIRRKAKEDIDRAVKDGDIGEDEGTRHEKELEATTKKHVDQVDELLKGKEAELLEV